In one window of Vulpes vulpes isolate BD-2025 chromosome 1, VulVul3, whole genome shotgun sequence DNA:
- the TAAR5 gene encoding trace amine-associated receptor 5 — MNTVLSQGSEERPTTLCYQVNGSCPRTVHPLDIQLAIYMACAVGMLITVLGNLFVVFAVSYFKVLHTPTNFLLLSLALADMFLGLLVLPLSTIRSVESCWFFGDFLCHLHTYLDTLFCLTSIFHLCFISIDRHCAICEPLLYPSKFTVRVAVRYILAGWGIPAAYTAFFLYTDVAENGLSQWLEEMPCVGSCQLLFNKFWGWLNFPMFFFPCLIMISLYVKIFVVATKQAQQISTLSKNLAGAAKRERKAAKTLGIAVGIYLLCWLPFTIDTLVDSLLNFITPPLVFDIFIWFAYFNSACNPIIYVFSYRWFRKALKLCLSQEIFSPRTPTIDLYQE; from the coding sequence ATGAACACTGTCCTCAGCCAAGGTTCTGAAGAACGCCCCACCACTCTCTGCTACCAGGTGAATGGGTCTTGCCCCAGGACCGTCCATCCTCTGGACATCCAGTTGGCCATCTACATGGCCTGTGCAGTAGGCATGCTGATTACAGTCCTGGGAAATTTGTTTGTGGTGTTTGCTGTGTCCTACTTCAAAGTgcttcacactcccaccaacttCTTGCTGCTTTCCCTGGCCCTGGCTGACATGTTTCTGGGTCTGCTGGTGCTGCCCCTCAGTACCATTCGCTCAGTGGAGAGCTGCTGGTTCTTTGGAGACTTCCTCTGCCACCTGCATACCTACCTGGACACCCTCTTCTGTCTCACCTCCATCTTTCATCTCTGTTTCATTTCCATTGACCGCCACTGTGCCATCTGTGAGCCCCTGCTCTATCCTTCCAAGTTCACAGTCAGGGTGGCTGTCAGGTACATCCTGGCAGGGTGGGGGATTCCAGCGGCTTACACTGCCTTCTTCCTCTACACAGATGTGGCAGAAAATGGGCTCAGTCAGTGGCTGGAAGAGATGCCTTGTGTGGGCAGTTGCCAGCTGCTATTCAATAAGTTTTGGGGCTGGTTAAATTTTCCTATGTTCTTTTTCCCCTGCCTCATCATGATCAGCTTGTATGTGAAGATTTTTGTGGTTGCTACCAAGCAGGCTCAGCAGATCAGCACCTTGAGCAAAAACCTGGCTGGGGCTGCCAAACGTGAAAGAAAAGCTGCCAAGACCCTGGGCATCGCTGTGGGCATATACCTCTTGTGCTGGCTTCCCTTCACCATTGACACTCTGGTTGACAGCCTCCTTAACTTCATCACACCACCACTGGTTTTTGACATCTTTATCTGGTTTGCTTATTTCAACTCAGCCTGCAACCCTATCATCTATGTCTTTTCCTACCGGTGGTTCAGAAAGGCACTGAAACTCTGCCTGAGTCAGGAGATCTTCTCACCTCGGACACCCACTATTGATTTGTACCAAGAATGA
- the TAAR2 gene encoding LOW QUALITY PROTEIN: trace amine-associated receptor 2 (The sequence of the model RefSeq protein was modified relative to this genomic sequence to represent the inferred CDS: deleted 1 base in 1 codon; substituted 2 bases at 2 genomic stop codons) yields MEMDLAQDIKMDLGQPLGVQAAMFSFLAGAIFIMVFGNLAIIISISYFRMLHTPTTFLILSMVVTDFLLGLTIVPYSIVRSVETCWYFRLTFCKIHYSFDLMLGIPSIFYLCSVAIDRFYAICYPLCYSTKMTISLTKRLLLLCWSVPQAFAFWVVFSEAYDDDIEGYDILVACSSSCPVMFNKLWGTTLLMAGFFTPGSVMVGIYGKIFAVSRKHAHAINNLPENQNNQMRKDKKVAKTLGIGMGVFLLCWFPCFFTILLDPFLDFSTPVVLFDALIRFGYFNSTCNPLICRFFYPXFXRELKYILPGKIFSSHFHNTNLFTQKETE; encoded by the exons ATGGAAATGGATCTTGCCCAGGATATCAAAATGGATCTTGGACAACCACTGGGTGTCCAAGctgctatgttttcatttttggcaGGAGCCATATTCATCATGGTGTTTGGCAATCTTGCCATAATCATTTCCATTTCCTACTTCAGGATGCTTCACACACCAACCACCTTCCTCATCCTCTCCATGGTAGTCACTGATTTCCTCCTGGGACTCACC ATCGTGCCCTATAGTATTGTCAGATCAGTGGAGACTTGCTGGTATTTCAGGCTTACATTTTGCAAGATTCATTACAGTTTTGACCTGATGCTTGGCATACCATCCATTTTTTATCTTTGCTCTGTGGCCATTGATAGATTTTATGCTATCTGTTACCCTTTATGTTATTCTACAAAAATGACGATTTCCCTCACTAAGCGGTTGCTACTTCTCTGCTGGTCCGTCCCCCAAGCATTTGCTTTCTGGGTGGTCTTCTCAGAGGCCTACGACGATGATATAGAAGGCTATGATATCTTGGTGGCTTGTTCCAGTTCCTGCCCAGTGATGTTCAACAAGCTATGGGGAACCACTTTGTTGATGGCAGGTTTCTTCACTCCTGGGTCTGTGATGGTGGGGATTTATGGCAAGATTTTTGCAGTATCAAGAAAACATGCTCATGCAATCAATAACTTGccagaaaatcaaaataatcaaatgagGAAAGACAAAAAAGTGGCCAAAACTTTAGGAATAGGGATGGGTGTTTTCTTATTATGTTGGTTTCCCTGTTTCTTCACAATTTTATTGGATCCATTTCTGGACTTCTCTACTCCCGTGGTTTTGTTTGATGCTTTGATACGGTTTGGCTATTTTAACTCCACATGTAATCCCTTAATATGTCGTTTCTTCTATCCCTAGTTTTGAAGAGAACTGAAGTACATTTTACCAGGTAAAATTTTCAGCTCACATTTCCATAATACTAATTTGTTTACTCAAAAAGAAACCGAATAG
- the LOC112919444 gene encoding trace amine-associated receptor 4 produces MMNSPDIYNPPELQFCFALVNNSCPRNMRSMLSVCTMYIVMIGAIVMTMLGNLVVIISIAHFKQLQYPTNFLILSMATTDFLLSCVVMPFSMVRSIESCWYFGDLFCKVHSCCDIMLCTTSIFHLCFISVDRYYAVCDPLHYVTKITIPVIQVFLLISWSIPIFFAFGLVFSELNLIGTEDFVAAIDCTGLCILIFNKLWGVLASFIAFFLPGTVMVGIYVHIFTVARKHARQIGMGPIKRQGGSESKMKVSSKTESKATKTLSIVMGVFVLCWLPFFVLTIIDPFINFTTPEDLYNVFLWLGYFNSTFNPIIYGMFYPWFRKALRMIVTGTIFHPDSSTLNLYPADT; encoded by the coding sequence ATGATGAATTCACCTGACATTTACAACCCTCCAGAACTACAGTTTTGCTTTGCCTTGGTCAACAATTCATGCCCTAGAAATATGAGGTCTATGCTGAGTGTGTGTACCATGTATATTGTCATGATTGGTGCTATAGTGATGACCATGTTGGGCAACCTGGTTGTGATAATTTCCATTGCCCACTTCAAACAGCTTCAGTATCCTACCAACTTTCTGATCCTATCCATGGCCACCACTGACTTTTTGTTGAGCTGTGTGGTCATGCCTTTCAGTATGGTCAGGTCCATTGAGTCTTGCTGGTATTTTGGAGACCTCTTCTGCAAAGTCCACAGCTGCTGTGACATCATGCTCTGTACCACCTCTATTTTTCACCTCTGCTTCATCTCAGTGGATCGCTACTATGCTGTCTGTGACCCTTTGCATTATGTCACCAAAATTACCATCCCTGTAATACAGGTCTTTCTGCTCATCAGTTGGTCTATTCCCATCTTTTTTGCCTTTGGACTGGTATTCTCAGAGTTAAACCTAATCGGTACAGAGGACTTTGTTGCAGCCATTGACTGCACAGGTTTGTGTATATTGATATTTAATAAACTCTGGGGGGTGCTGGCTTCCTTTATAGCCTTCTTTCTCCCTGGAACTGTAATGGTGGGGATTTATGTACACATTTTCACAGTAGCTAGGAAGCATGCTAGGCAAATTGGCATGGGTCCTATCAAGAGACAAGGTGGGtcagaaagcaaaatgaaagtatcatccaaaacagaaagcaaggcCACCAAGACATTAAGCATAGTCATGGGAGTGTTTGTGTTGTGCTGGCTGCCCTTTTTTGTCTTGACAATCATAGaccctttcattaattttacaACTCCTGAAGATTTGTACAATGTCTTCCTCTGGCTGGGTTATTTCAATTCCACTTTCAATCCCATTATATATGGCATGTTTTATCCCTGGTTTCGAAAAGCATTGAGGATGATTGTCACTGGAACAATCTTCCACCCTGACTCTTCTACCCTAAACCTATATCCTGCAGATACTTAG